The following is a genomic window from Deltaproteobacteria bacterium.
GAGTTATGTCGACCGAAAAACAATGCGGCCATTCAGAATTTACATGGAGGAGTTGGTGGCCGAGCCCGTTGCCGCAGAGCCGAACCAAGCGGCTCCAACAGATGATATCATGGTTCCCACCCACGGAAGAAACAGCGTTGATGACCCCATTTTGCCCCCTGACCTTGGCAGTGACGGCAAAAACCAGAAGGTGGCGTTTTCTCCGGAACGTGAAAGTAATGTCGTTTCCGCTCCCGGACAGGCAAATGACGCATTGATCCAACAACTGAAGAATAACGGCATCGCTGACCGGATTTCCCGGGTTTATTCGGACATGCGAAAAACCAGGCCCGGACTTGCCCTTAGCCCCACCGTGAAGCTTTGGTTTATTGTAGACGATCAGGGGAAGGCGCATTTGAAGGATGTCGATATGAATATCATGAAGACGATAATGCCGGGCGAAAAGCCGTACGACGAGGCGACCAGACAGAGCATTGAAGCGGACTTTGAACAGGCCATTCGTGTGGCGTGCCAGAGATTGCCGTCTCTCCCGAAAGCGCCGGAAGGTAAAGTCTATCTCTTGCGATATCCTTTATATATCAATGTGGTGAATTAAAAGGAGGCGCTATGGCTGAAGTGAATAATGATGGCGTAACGGTCCGGTGGGACGTCAACAACGACGGCTTAGTGGATGATCTGGTATTTAAACCGGATTCCGAGTCGCAAAAAATAGGAAGATTGCTCGACCAGTGTCATGTCCGAGGGGATAAAACACCGGCTTGTCAGGCTTTTATATCCGGGCAGGCCAAGAATACGACCTGGCCGGAGCATCTCGATCATGTCTCGCTCAACCCCGCCACCGATTGGGCCAGGAACGGTTATCAAGGGCCGGATCAAGAGGTTCTCCGATACAATTATCGGGGAGGATATCCAAGTCTGGGGTATCGTTTAACCACTGCTGAAAAAATATTTCACGCCACCTGGAGGCCGGGTGCTGAGGCGATCCGCAGTCTTTCATACACGTTTGAGGCTTTACCTGTGACAGAGAAGATTGATTTTGTTGTCCGGTTTCTCAAAGCGGTTAAAGAGCGCAATAAAAATCAAATCGTCGAATTGACGGACGCCTTGCTGGCCATCCAAAATAAAAAAAGAAAATTTTTTGGCGAGAACGAAGCGAGTATTCATCAGACTGCCGACAAAATTGAGAATACAAAAAATGAAAATGTCCGATTACCCTGGATTGATTTTTATTGGGAGAAGATTTACAAAGATCCCGCCTTTGAGCAATTCAGGCACGAAGCCCTCGCCGACATTCACCGCACCTTGGGAAGAATTGAGGCGGATGATCAACCTGTTTATGTCGAGGGACATCTCGCCAGTCATTTACTGACGAGCAATAGCCCCAATGGTCCATCGCTTCTTCTGGAAGCGGGTAAAAATTACGCTCTCACTTGGATCGTCGGGCACCTGTCTTTTGGGGGAGGTTATATTCCCCATGAATTTTGTGAAGCGCCAAAAGAGGGCTGGACTCAAAATCTTGTCTGCAAGGACTCACAGGCCGCCATAACAGGCAAGTTAAGTGACATCGTTTCGGCGAAATTCGGACCGAATTCGCCATCGGCGCATATTTTTTACGGTTTTGAATTCGGCGACGAGCGCGTTTATTTGAGTCAAGAAAGTATCAGCGTCTACAACGTGAAAGCGGCGGAGTGAGGAAAAAAGTATCTGAAAAAAGTACCTGGCACCGATATCAAGACAGCTGTCGTTTCGCTTTTCTCCATGGAATGGACTTCTGTTCCCGCCGGGATTTTATCATTTTCCAGAATTGAGGATTGGTCATGTAGAAGACATCTTCCATGTCGTGGCCCTCAATACCCATGACAAGCGCCGTCGGTTTGCCATGTTTTGTTATGAGCACAGCCTCTTTTTGCGACTTGGCTATAAAATTGCTTAATTGCTCCTTTACCTCTCTCAAGCTTCCTGTTTTCATACGATCTCCTTTGTTGTCTTGCCTGTTTCCTTGAGCCGAACGACCCGAACGACAATCACCTTTGCTTCTTCATCGACGTCATAAAATATTCGCCACTCGCCGATACGCAATTCCCAAAGCGGTTCTTCAAATTGAAAGCCCGCAACCAGCCCTCTAAGGCATTTACGATTCTTTGTTTGCATCAACGGTGATTGAGGCAACAGCTTCCATCAACGAAATGGGGCTGCCGGGATCGTCCGATTTGGGGCGAAATGGGATTTTTAAAGCCGTACGAAATGTTTTCTATAGAAAACAGTTGACAAAAAAACTTAGCAACTTTTTTTGACTTTCGCCGATAAGTGTTCTATCAGGGCCATACAGCCCTTTTAAAGATATCTACGCAAATATGTGTCCCGGTAGTCGCCCTGAAGACTTTGATAGCACGCTTCAAAAATGGGCTGACAATCCGTCAGTTGAGCGTGAAATCGAAACGATAACCCTGAAAACAGTGACCAGGGAAACAAATGACTTGGCAATGATGATTCAAGAAGAAAGATTAGACCAGCAAAGAGCGCATTTTCGAGAATGGCTTAAAAGCGGCAACTGCCCCCCTCCGCCGCCGCCGGCCGCTCCTGCGGGAGAAGAAACGGGTTTTCAGGTAGTAAAAGACCAAAAAGACCCATTCTCTGGTCCAGTAAATTCCTGGTCCTCAATTGTGCAAGAACAGTTTGACCTCATCGCCAAAACCTGCGCCCATCCGCTTCAAACGCTCAATTTATTTGCATCAGCCGGTGGACTGCAAATGGTAGCGCAATCCTCCCGTGCGAACAGTTCTGCAAGTTCGATGGCCGAACTCGGATTCGGCGCGGCCTTGGCTTATGGGCTGATGAGGATACTCACGACTCTTGTAGCCGAAGGGGTCGCCGCCACCGCAATGTTCGCCGGATATTTAACGCCTACCGATCTTGTGAACCCTACCGTTGCCGATCCGAATTTTTTGTATAGTGAGAAAATATGAAACCTTAGCTGATGGAGCACAGATCGAACTTGATCCCGATTACCCCTATGATTGGAATAACCTTAACGGAGCCGATTAATTTAAGTCACAAGCTGGTGAACCCAACTGATTTTGTCCAAAGGGGCTGATCCATAAAATGTGAATTCGTGCTTGCGTTGAAAAAAGTACCTGGCACCGAACCTATGCAAATCAATTTGGTGAATTAATCGGAATAAACAACCGGTTGACTCTGTACAAAAAATAGATTATTTTTGTACATGAAGAGGAGATGTCATGGCCCAGGCTAATTACGACCTTCCCGAAGAGAAACTGACCAAGGTTAAAAAACTGGCGCAGGTGCCGACGAAAAAACAGGCGATTATCGTGGCGCTTGACGAATACATCCGCCGAAAAAAAATCGAGCGCCTGATATCGCTTCGCGGTAAAATTCGCCTCAAGTGGACGCAGTCCTCCCTGAAAAAATACCGTGGATAAATTCATTGTCGACTCCAGCATTTGGATCGATTTCTTTAAAGGACGCCTCCCCGATGCGGTTGCCGCCGGTTTGGCCGCGGGGCTTAAGAACGACCAGGCCGTGGTGACCGATATTATTGTTCACGAACTTCTTGTGGGGGCCGGGAGCAAAAAGCATTATCAGGAACTCAAAAATCTCTTTTCGGCACTGCCGCTCATTCGGATTGAAGTTCATGCCCTGGAGGATTTTAATCTCTTTGGCTGGAATCTGGCCAGAAAGGGACTGCTCGGCAAATATACCGACCTCACCATAGCCTACTTAAGCCATTTGCATCATTATCCCCTCTTAAGCCTCGATGGCTATTTTCAGCGGCTTGGAGAGCGGGGGATTATTCAGGTGATTCGCTTCTAATTCAAACCATACACCCTCGCCACGTTGTCGCGGCCGATTTTTTGGGCCAGGTCGGCCGGCAATTGGCTTAGGAATTTCCACTGTTTTCTCCAGAAAACATCCCCTATTTTTCAGCTTTTTATTTCTGCAATTCCGCCAAGTGGCGCGAGATGGGGAACCACGCACATTACGAAGGGTACTATCCACCGGCATTTCTCCTGGATAGAAAAATCTTGGAATTGGTGTCCGTTGTTGATAAACCATGTTCGAAGCGCATCAGATGAGATGCAACCTGTGAGCGAGCGGTCCGCCTGAGGCGGACGCGAGCGAACGGGGGGCGCGGGGGCGCCGAAGGCTTTACCCCCGATATCATGGGGCAGTAGCTCAGCTGGGAGAGCGCCTCGTTCGCAACGAGGAGGTCGGCGGTTCGATCCCGCTCTGCTCCACACGATAAAAAAAGCAGTTGCCACGGGCATTTTGATGGGCAAGAATGCCCCCCTGCTTTAAACCTAATAGGGAGGACTGTATGCCTAAAAAGAAAAAGAAATCGCTCAAAAAACGTTCCAAAAAAAAGGGTAACCGGAAAAAACAGAGGGCATCAAGCAAGGCGAAACGAAAGGTCTTAAAGGGTCTCAAGGCCCGGGCCAAAAAAATCAAAAAAAGGCTTAAATTCCGGAGCAAACGGATCGGCCAGAAGTTAAAAATGGCCCGCACGGAGGTCAGCGAGGGGCTTGGAGAGGTGAAGGAAAAGCTCCAGGAGGCGGTGACCGGAATCGGCCAGACCGCCAGCCGGGTGAGGGAAGAGGCCCTTTCGCCCCTCGTGGAGGAAATCCAGGATACGGCCGGGGACCTCATCGACGAGGTCAAGGATGTCGCCGCCTCCGGCGCCGGATCGGTCGAAGAAAAGTGGGATCAGTGGCGGGGGGAGTAGGCCGCCGCCAACCCGAAGTCCCGGTCCGAAGTTCGATTCTCCTATATTAATGATAGAGGTCCCTGTCTAGTCATCTAAGTTTATTCAGTAATAATTACTGGATAATAAAATTACTTCTTCCAAAAAGTGTTTTTTTCTAGCAACTAATTCTCCTGGATGCCGATAAGTAAGTACGAGGTCAAAACAGAAAAAATGAACTTATGACCTCGTGGTGACGTCTTTATCACCGGCGCGCTGATGATTTAGGGAGATATTATGATGATGAATTTCAGAAAAATCGTCATGCCTGTTTTGTTTGTTTTTCTCTCCGGTTTTTCGTTTCTTTCCGTTTCCTGCGGGGGGCCGGATCGTTTTGATTCGACGAGTGATGACGGTATCACCGATGAAAATCCCAGCGAGAACCCTGATGAAGGTGAGGGAGATGAGGGAGATGAGGGGGATGGCGATTCCGGTGATACGGGTGATACGGATGATACCGATGGAGAAGATGATGACGGCGATACGGATGATGGTGATGAGGGAGATGATGACGGTGATACGGATGACGATGGGGTCCTTGATGCAGAGGATGCCTTTCCCACAGATGCCGCCGAATCAGTCGATACGGATGGCGACGGTGTGGGAGACAATTCCGACAACTGTCCCGCCGACTCGAATGCCGGTCAGGCCGACGCCGATGCCGACGGGGAAGGAGATGTCTGTGATGACGATGTTGATGGGGACGGCATCGCCAATGAGGGTGATAATTGCCCGGATGATTCAAACAGCGACCAGACCGATCTGGACGAAGATGGAACCGGCGATGCGTGTGATGACGATGTGGATGGGGATGGCGTCCCTGATGAAGAGGATGCCTTTCCCACAGATGCCACCGAATCGGCCGATACGGATGGCGACGGTGTGGGAGACAATTCGGATGTCTGTCCCGATGTCTCGGACGACCAGAGCGACGGGGATGAGGACGGCGCGGGCGATGTTTGCGATAATTGCGTGACAACCGCCAATTCCGACCAGGAGGACATGGATGGCGATGGAGAAGGAAATGCCTGCGATGAAGACATCGATGGCGACGGAGATTTGGCCGAGGAGTTTGGCGGCGCGGATTGTGACGATGAAGACGACCATCGGAACGGGATTCGCGCCGAGGTCTTCGATTTAAGAGAAAACAACTGTGATGATGCGGATGGTTATGACTTGGGCATTGATTTGGCTGACTCAACGGCGACGGTAGAGGGTGATTCCGCCGGAGACGAGCTGGGTTATGCCGTT
Proteins encoded in this region:
- a CDS encoding type II toxin-antitoxin system Phd/YefM family antitoxin, producing MKTGSLREVKEQLSNFIAKSQKEAVLITKHGKPTALVMGIEGHDMEDVFYMTNPQFWKMIKSRREQKSIPWRKAKRQLS
- a CDS encoding type II toxin-antitoxin system RelE/ParE family toxin is translated as MQTKNRKCLRGLVAGFQFEEPLWELRIGEWRIFYDVDEEAKVIVVRVVRLKETGKTTKEIV
- a CDS encoding type II toxin-antitoxin system VapB family antitoxin, coding for MAQANYDLPEEKLTKVKKLAQVPTKKQAIIVALDEYIRRKKIERLISLRGKIRLKWTQSSLKKYRG
- a CDS encoding PIN domain-containing protein, whose protein sequence is MDKFIVDSSIWIDFFKGRLPDAVAAGLAAGLKNDQAVVTDIIVHELLVGAGSKKHYQELKNLFSALPLIRIEVHALEDFNLFGWNLARKGLLGKYTDLTIAYLSHLHHYPLLSLDGYFQRLGERGIIQVIRF